The DNA window CACGTTCTTGCCGACCCGGCGGGCGGCCCGGGTCGCGCCCAGGGCCAGCACGTCACTGCCGCAGATCAGCCCGGTGGCGCCGGCGTCGATCAGGTCGGCCGCCGCCGCCTGGCCGCCCTCGAACGAGAACATGGCGTGCGAGATGAGGCCGGACACGGTGTCGGCGGAGCGGCTGGTCAGGTCACGGAAAGCGGCCACCTTGCGGTGCGACGGCTCGTGGCCCTCGGGACCGATCAGCAGCCCGATCCGCCGGTGGCCCAGTGAGGTCAGATGCCGGTGCGCCATCTGCACCGCGGCGACATCGTCGGTGGAGACTCGCGGGAACCCGGGGTACGGGTTGGCCGCGTTCAACATCACCACCGGCACGCCGCGACTGAGCAGCTGATCGTGCTCCTTCTCGGTCAAACCCCCGCAGAACACGACGCCGGAGACCTGTTGGTCGAGCAGCATCGTGGCGTACTCGGCCTCGGTCAGGCCGCCGACGGTGCGGGTGCAGATGACCGGGGTGAAGCCGAGCTGCACCAGCGATCCGCCGACCGCCTCGGCCAGCGCCGGAAAGATCGGGTTCTGTAGCTCCGGCAGGACCATGCCGACCAGGCGGGCGCGGACCCCCCGGAGCTTGGTCGGCCGCTCGTAACCCAGCACGTCGAGCGCGGTGAGCACCGCCTGGCGGGTGGCTGCCGAGACACCGGGCTTGCCGTTGAGCACGCGGCTCACGGTGGCCTCGCTGACGCCGACTCTCACCGCGACCTCTGCGATCTTGCGAGTCATGGCCAGGAGCGTAACCACTAACGTCAGCGCAACGAAGTTTACGGTCTTTCTTGCGCTCGATTCGATGATTTTTGCAGGTGTT is part of the Micromonospora sp. WMMD980 genome and encodes:
- a CDS encoding LacI family DNA-binding transcriptional regulator, yielding MTRKIAEVAVRVGVSEATVSRVLNGKPGVSAATRQAVLTALDVLGYERPTKLRGVRARLVGMVLPELQNPIFPALAEAVGGSLVQLGFTPVICTRTVGGLTEAEYATMLLDQQVSGVVFCGGLTEKEHDQLLSRGVPVVMLNAANPYPGFPRVSTDDVAAVQMAHRHLTSLGHRRIGLLIGPEGHEPSHRKVAAFRDLTSRSADTVSGLISHAMFSFEGGQAAAADLIDAGATGLICGSDVLALGATRAARRVGKNVPNDVSVVGFDDSALMNYADPPLTTLRQPIESMARAAVTLLVNQIGGRTTVTAPKELLHEPELVVRGSTGPAPTPTT